From one Agathobaculum sp. NTUH-O15-33 genomic stretch:
- a CDS encoding SpoVG family protein, whose amino-acid sequence MPNLDIRITSMYPPGTQGSTRAYASATIDGCFAVRGIKIVEGGRDGLFVSMPSRKTQEGYKEVCFPVTAEFREQLHSAVLDSYRQALTMAQADTPQQAAPAEAPTEQPTGMQMAGM is encoded by the coding sequence ATGCCAAATCTGGATATCAGAATCACTTCCATGTACCCACCCGGAACCCAAGGCTCAACCCGTGCCTATGCGTCCGCGACCATCGACGGCTGCTTTGCCGTCCGGGGAATCAAAATTGTCGAGGGCGGTAGGGACGGCCTGTTTGTCTCCATGCCGAGCCGCAAAACGCAGGAGGGCTACAAGGAAGTCTGCTTCCCGGTGACTGCCGAGTTCCGGGAGCAGCTCCACTCCGCCGTGCTGGACTCCTACCGGCAGGCCCTCACGATGGCGCAGGCCGACACCCCGCAGCAGGCCGCTCCCGCAGAGGCACCCACGGAACAGCCCACCGGCATGCAGATGGCCGGGATGTAA
- a CDS encoding LPD28 domain-containing protein — protein sequence MAVFDATKEGYLLAQIDDRPVLFTNMRLDRDTVPEGLFCYDVRDSDYLDGSMAEVKPYVMVNHWGTILSREPFPLDEHGSYYPKDWGYEDSMTLAEFMRAAPEQLAAATGGRPPMSGIVMGWKRPAHTEGGGMTSTASSVGWAAKRR from the coding sequence ATGGCGGTTTTCGACGCAACCAAAGAGGGCTACCTGTTGGCCCAGATCGACGACAGGCCCGTCCTGTTTACCAATATGCGGCTCGACCGTGATACCGTCCCGGAGGGCCTGTTCTGCTATGACGTCCGGGATTCGGATTACCTCGACGGCAGTATGGCCGAGGTCAAACCTTATGTCATGGTCAACCATTGGGGAACGATCCTGAGCCGGGAGCCATTCCCGCTGGATGAGCACGGGAGCTACTACCCGAAAGATTGGGGCTATGAGGATTCCATGACGCTGGCGGAGTTTATGCGGGCCGCGCCGGAGCAACTGGCAGCCGCGACAGGCGGCAGGCCCCCGATGTCCGGTATCGTAATGGGCTGGAAGCGCCCAGCACACACCGAGGGAGGTGGTATGACATCAACAGCATCATCAGTTGGGTGGGCGGCAAAAAGGCGCTGA
- a CDS encoding DNA adenine methylase, protein MNSIISWVGGKKALRKTIYTLFPKTIRKYVEVFGGGGWVLFGRPPNPKAMEVYNDYNSNLATLFYCVKHRTLAFLRELGFLPLNSRDEFSVLRRFIDKQEFTEEYLKEELELAEKHLPPPDFEEIKALLLENAEPTDVKRAAAFFKLIRYSYGSGCTSYGCQPFDIRRCFAAIWQASDRLANTVVENKDFEALIRQYDGEDAFFYCDPPYYETEDHYAVCFPKTDHVRLRDTLAACRGRWMVSYNDCAYIRELYAGYYIHSVTRINNLRQRYDGGCEYPEVIITNYDPKDEKRNEPRQLNLFASIDDDEDCYQVTGL, encoded by the coding sequence ATCAACAGCATCATCAGTTGGGTGGGCGGCAAAAAGGCGCTGAGAAAAACGATCTACACGCTGTTCCCCAAGACCATCCGAAAGTATGTGGAGGTCTTCGGTGGGGGCGGCTGGGTGTTGTTCGGCAGGCCGCCCAATCCGAAAGCAATGGAGGTGTACAACGACTATAACTCCAATCTCGCCACCCTGTTCTACTGCGTGAAGCACAGGACGCTGGCGTTTCTGCGGGAGCTTGGCTTCCTGCCCTTAAACAGCCGGGACGAATTCTCCGTGCTCCGCCGCTTCATCGACAAGCAGGAATTCACGGAAGAATATCTCAAGGAGGAACTGGAGCTGGCGGAGAAGCACCTGCCGCCGCCCGATTTTGAGGAAATCAAGGCCCTGCTTCTGGAGAACGCCGAGCCGACCGACGTCAAACGGGCGGCGGCGTTTTTCAAGCTCATCCGCTACAGCTACGGCAGCGGGTGTACCTCCTACGGCTGCCAGCCCTTCGACATCCGCCGCTGCTTCGCCGCCATCTGGCAGGCGTCCGACCGGCTGGCGAACACCGTGGTGGAGAATAAAGACTTCGAGGCGCTGATCCGTCAGTACGACGGGGAGGACGCCTTTTTTTACTGTGATCCGCCCTACTATGAAACGGAGGATCACTACGCCGTTTGCTTCCCCAAGACCGACCATGTGCGGCTGCGGGACACGCTGGCCGCCTGCCGGGGCCGGTGGATGGTGTCGTATAACGACTGTGCATACATCCGGGAGCTGTACGCCGGATATTACATCCACTCAGTCACCCGCATCAACAATCTGCGGCAGCGGTACGACGGCGGCTGTGAATACCCGGAGGTCATCATCACGAACTATGATCCCAAGGATGAAAAAAGAAACGAACCGAGGCAGCTCAACCTGTTCGCCAGCATTGACGATGACGAGGACTGCTATCAGGTGACAGGGCTGTGA
- a CDS encoding lactonase family protein: MARLTGYLGTYRSPKSAGVFRFTVETDSGALSVPTLFCDAPDAKYLALRDRTLAAPVRGDNGAGLALIDLTAGAPRAQTLLTEESGGCHVVFDGDYIYTANFHAGTVSVYHRAESALSLHTRLSFGAGAGCHQVLVHGDILLVPCMEQDRICLIDKSADFAQAGEIAFAPGTGPRHGVFDRAHERLFVVAEKECAVYSYRAQNGFAYADQVVLLPPGAFPGSTAAAIRLSADERFLYVSVRGANQLAVLAVEGERLALLQLTGSGGDHPRDIALSPDGRLLLAANRFSGELVSFAVDTGSGLIGKELCRVPAPEAVSILFDASMTEPV, encoded by the coding sequence ATGGCTCGCCTGACCGGTTATTTAGGCACTTACCGCTCGCCGAAAAGCGCGGGCGTGTTCCGCTTCACGGTGGAAACAGATTCCGGCGCGCTTTCCGTGCCCACGCTATTCTGCGACGCGCCGGACGCGAAATATTTGGCGCTGCGGGATAGAACACTGGCCGCGCCCGTGCGCGGCGACAACGGCGCGGGGCTGGCGCTGATTGATCTTACGGCCGGAGCGCCGCGCGCCCAAACGCTGCTGACCGAGGAAAGCGGCGGCTGCCACGTTGTTTTTGACGGCGATTATATCTACACCGCTAATTTCCACGCGGGCACGGTTTCGGTTTACCACCGCGCCGAAAGTGCGCTTTCCCTGCACACCCGGCTTTCCTTTGGCGCGGGCGCGGGCTGCCATCAGGTGCTGGTGCACGGCGATATCCTGCTGGTGCCCTGCATGGAGCAGGACCGCATTTGCCTGATCGATAAAAGCGCGGATTTTGCGCAGGCGGGCGAAATCGCCTTTGCGCCCGGCACGGGGCCGCGGCACGGCGTGTTCGACCGGGCGCATGAACGGCTGTTTGTGGTGGCGGAAAAGGAATGCGCGGTATATAGTTACCGTGCGCAAAACGGCTTCGCTTATGCGGATCAGGTGGTTTTGCTGCCGCCCGGCGCGTTTCCGGGCAGCACGGCGGCGGCCATCCGCCTTTCGGCGGACGAACGGTTTCTGTACGTTTCCGTGCGGGGCGCAAACCAGCTCGCGGTGCTCGCGGTGGAGGGCGAACGGCTCGCGCTGCTTCAGCTGACCGGCAGCGGCGGCGACCACCCGCGCGATATCGCGCTTTCGCCGGACGGACGCTTGCTGCTCGCGGCCAACCGGTTTTCGGGCGAGCTTGTCAGCTTTGCCGTGGATACGGGTTCCGGACTGATCGGGAAAGAGCTTTGCCGCGTGCCCGCGCCCGAAGCAGTAAGTATTTTGTTTGACGCATCAATGACCGAACCAGTATAG
- a CDS encoding YodL domain-containing protein: MSGIKIENGTILFYGNAAGYVSKGRAVVDPMFQGEELSAFLDRQREVKEVKWVDGVFDRLMSGQKETHEIQLLKNCRVWQLRPDVDIGMKFIGYDEMLKRYGPPDPANYQVVYDGEVDTNDLEGLYAKFNADERPPGYTGYSLSMSDVLELYDDAGSEFHYVDRFGFKQVDFAPPGQTMCQSMQL, from the coding sequence ATGAGCGGAATCAAAATCGAAAACGGCACCATCCTGTTCTACGGCAACGCGGCGGGATATGTCTCCAAGGGCCGGGCCGTGGTTGATCCCATGTTTCAGGGAGAGGAACTGTCCGCCTTTCTCGACCGCCAGCGAGAGGTCAAAGAGGTCAAATGGGTGGACGGTGTGTTCGACCGGCTCATGAGCGGCCAAAAGGAAACCCACGAAATCCAGCTCCTCAAGAACTGCCGTGTGTGGCAGCTCAGGCCCGACGTGGACATCGGGATGAAATTCATCGGGTACGACGAAATGCTCAAACGCTACGGCCCGCCCGACCCCGCCAATTATCAGGTGGTCTACGATGGAGAGGTGGACACCAATGATCTGGAGGGGCTGTATGCGAAATTCAACGCGGACGAGCGCCCGCCCGGCTACACGGGCTACTCCCTGTCCATGTCGGATGTGCTGGAGCTGTACGATGACGCCGGAAGTGAGTTCCACTATGTCGACCGCTTCGGCTTCAAACAGGTGGACTTTGCACCGCCCGGCCAGACCATGTGCCAATCCATGCAGCTATGA
- a CDS encoding AbrB/MazE/SpoVT family DNA-binding domain-containing protein, producing the protein MNSGKPIYKLVDGKGRVLIPKELRTAAGMDYGDIVRLGMESGRVSVRKVDVIEVGDQSPEAVEAYVRAAFKTMPDNTRLGLIAELTGLMRQKKEG; encoded by the coding sequence ATGAACAGTGGTAAGCCCATTTATAAGCTGGTGGACGGCAAGGGCCGTGTGCTCATCCCCAAGGAGCTGCGCACGGCTGCGGGGATGGATTACGGCGACATTGTACGGCTCGGCATGGAAAGCGGCAGGGTGTCCGTGCGCAAGGTGGATGTGATCGAAGTCGGCGACCAGTCGCCGGAAGCCGTGGAAGCCTATGTCCGCGCCGCGTTCAAGACCATGCCGGACAATACCCGGCTCGGCCTCATCGCCGAGTTGACGGGGCTGATGCGGCAGAAAAAGGAGGGCTGA
- the cpaB gene encoding Flp pilus assembly protein CpaB: MSFLKNRTVIGVICIVLALIICFAVTPLFNQELAQKTEIVRVTKDIRLGDEITADMVKTVEVGGYNLPDTVVRNLDTVVGKYASADLAAGDYIIATKVADEPAAENSYLYSLDGTKQAISISVKSLAVGLSGKLQSGDVVSVIAPDYRKQGATVIPPELQYVEVIAVTATSGYDANTGEQAGEDQEEKELPGTVTLLATPEQSKLLAELEAEGKPHLSLVYRGSRENAAKFVEAQQAVLDELYPVEESTEEKESQEPAESEGTASTDAPASDTEAPAESEGD; this comes from the coding sequence ATGAGCTTTCTCAAAAATAGAACGGTGATTGGCGTGATCTGCATCGTACTGGCGCTGATCATCTGCTTTGCGGTCACGCCGCTGTTCAATCAGGAACTGGCACAGAAAACCGAGATCGTCCGCGTGACAAAGGACATCCGGCTGGGCGATGAAATCACAGCCGACATGGTCAAGACCGTGGAGGTGGGCGGCTACAACCTGCCCGACACCGTGGTCAGGAACCTTGACACCGTGGTGGGCAAATACGCCTCCGCCGATCTGGCAGCCGGGGATTACATCATCGCCACCAAGGTGGCGGACGAGCCTGCGGCGGAAAACTCCTATCTCTACAGCCTCGACGGCACCAAGCAGGCCATCTCCATATCGGTGAAATCCCTCGCCGTAGGCCTTTCCGGCAAGCTGCAGAGCGGCGATGTGGTGTCCGTCATCGCCCCGGATTACCGGAAACAGGGCGCGACGGTGATCCCACCCGAACTTCAGTATGTGGAGGTCATCGCGGTGACGGCCACCAGCGGCTATGACGCGAACACCGGGGAGCAGGCCGGTGAGGATCAGGAGGAAAAGGAGCTGCCCGGCACGGTCACCCTGCTGGCCACCCCGGAGCAGAGTAAGCTGCTGGCGGAGCTGGAAGCAGAGGGCAAGCCGCACCTCTCCCTCGTCTATCGCGGGAGCAGGGAAAACGCCGCCAAATTCGTGGAGGCACAGCAGGCCGTGCTGGATGAACTGTATCCCGTGGAGGAATCCACAGAAGAAAAAGAATCTCAGGAGCCTGCGGAAAGCGAGGGAACGGCCAGCACCGACGCGCCAGCATCCGATACCGAAGCCCCTGCCGAAAGCGAGGGCGACTGA
- a CDS encoding DUF6133 family protein, which yields MSRRFDAAKTVLRSRRAEGFVDTALKILMAVVIGALILAGLYALFGDTILPTLTRRITDLFNYAG from the coding sequence ATGAGCCGCAGGTTCGACGCCGCCAAGACCGTGCTGCGCAGCCGCCGCGCGGAGGGCTTCGTGGACACGGCGCTGAAAATCCTGATGGCCGTGGTCATCGGCGCACTGATCCTCGCGGGCCTCTACGCCTTGTTCGGCGACACGATCCTGCCCACCCTCACCCGCCGCATTACCGACCTGTTCAACTATGCCGGGTAA
- a CDS encoding helix-turn-helix transcriptional regulator: MPQHQPLNVQCFVKRNFEPIFTAENDPRLLYVCKIPPDASAHPRVMHAHPDFVEIVLIYSGLSEYLIDDKKQYIRAGDLLVYNSGLVHDEISGPDIAVGSYCIAVGELHMPGLRANALLPEDKGCIFHAGDSFEELRAICELMFHSLSTDEARTEAFCHSLMHALLTKVLAVTGGAAAEAPAETPDVLVRRIKQHIDAHYMQPITLQSMGETLHISPYYLSHVFKKKTGYAPMQYLLRRRIGEAQTLLLTTDLPIARIAELVGYDTQSYFNLQFTKHVGMPPKRYRQNYIVPAPGAAGVEKSKRKKQGEDTEPISGSRTPRR, translated from the coding sequence GTGCCGCAGCATCAGCCGCTCAATGTACAGTGCTTTGTAAAGCGGAATTTTGAGCCGATCTTTACCGCCGAAAACGATCCAAGGCTGCTTTACGTCTGCAAAATCCCGCCGGACGCGAGCGCGCACCCGCGCGTCATGCACGCGCATCCCGATTTTGTGGAGATCGTTTTGATCTACAGCGGCCTGAGCGAATACCTGATCGACGATAAAAAGCAGTATATCCGCGCGGGCGATCTGTTGGTTTACAATTCCGGTCTGGTGCACGATGAGATCTCCGGCCCGGATATCGCGGTGGGCAGCTATTGCATCGCGGTGGGCGAGCTGCACATGCCCGGTCTGCGGGCGAACGCGCTCCTGCCCGAAGATAAGGGCTGCATTTTCCACGCGGGCGATAGCTTTGAGGAGCTGCGCGCCATCTGCGAACTGATGTTCCACAGCCTGTCAACGGACGAGGCGCGGACCGAAGCGTTCTGCCACAGCCTGATGCACGCGCTGCTGACCAAGGTGCTCGCCGTGACCGGCGGCGCGGCGGCCGAGGCCCCGGCGGAAACGCCCGATGTACTCGTCCGGCGCATCAAGCAGCATATCGACGCGCACTATATGCAGCCCATCACCCTGCAAAGCATGGGCGAGACCCTGCATATCAGCCCTTACTACCTGTCGCACGTGTTCAAGAAAAAAACAGGGTACGCGCCCATGCAGTACCTGCTGCGCCGCCGCATCGGCGAAGCGCAAACGCTGCTGCTGACGACCGATCTGCCGATCGCCCGTATCGCGGAGCTGGTGGGCTATGATACGCAAAGCTATTTTAATCTGCAATTTACAAAGCACGTCGGCATGCCGCCGAAGCGGTACCGGCAAAACTACATCGTGCCCGCGCCGGGGGCCGCCGGAGTAGAGAAGAGCAAACGGAAAAAGCAAGGGGAGGACACAGAACCGATCAGCGGTAGTCGTACTCCTCGCCGGTAA
- a CDS encoding type II toxin-antitoxin system RelB/DinJ family antitoxin, producing the protein MPKSETLHIRIDPEIKTSVDATLKPLGLSTTEAINIFLHQVVLNGGLPFAIRMPEPNMETIAAMKEAQDISSGRIKTKAYHSVKQLMEDLCSDADD; encoded by the coding sequence ATGCCCAAATCAGAAACATTGCATATTCGTATCGATCCAGAGATTAAAACCAGCGTAGATGCAACTTTAAAGCCCTTAGGCTTATCTACCACAGAGGCTATCAATATTTTCCTCCATCAGGTTGTATTAAACGGCGGCCTTCCTTTTGCCATAAGAATGCCAGAACCTAATATGGAAACGATCGCCGCTATGAAGGAGGCACAAGACATTTCCTCTGGCCGCATCAAAACAAAAGCTTACCACAGTGTGAAACAACTGATGGAGGATTTGTGTAGCGATGCTGACGATTGA
- the gndA gene encoding NADP-dependent phosphogluconate dehydrogenase produces MELFDIGMVGLSVMGRSLALNMADHGFRVAGYNRSRAVTDAVMREHPHKNLAPFYELQELVQALRRPRKVMLMIQAGAAVDAVIDQLVPLLEPGDMILDGGNSFFEDTRRRRDGLEAQGIVYFGVGISGGEEGARNGPSIMPGGDAAAYETVRPIFEAIAAQAGGAPCCTYIGPDGAGHYVKMVHNGIEYADMQLIAESYLLLKHVGGFSNAALADLFAKWNEGELKSYLIGITAGIFREKDDLATGELLDHIVDSAAQKGTGRWASIESLKQGVDISMITAAAGARVLSNQLARRAKAAELLTGPAPKTAGDRAAFAEQVREGLYAAKIAAYAQGFDLMRDASAVYSWSLDLGAIARIFRAGCIIQADFLNDITAAYERDPALQNLMLDEFFRARIQKNQNSLREIAATGILSGLPLPAMTSAVSYLDAFRAAHVGANLIQAQRDCFGAHTYLRTDREGTFHHEWGKTI; encoded by the coding sequence ATGGAATTATTTGATATCGGCATGGTCGGCCTTTCGGTAATGGGCCGCAGTCTGGCGCTCAATATGGCGGATCACGGCTTCCGTGTCGCGGGTTACAACCGCAGCCGCGCGGTGACCGACGCGGTCATGCGTGAGCATCCGCACAAAAATCTCGCGCCGTTTTACGAGCTGCAAGAACTCGTGCAAGCCTTGCGGCGACCGCGCAAGGTCATGCTGATGATTCAAGCGGGCGCGGCGGTGGACGCTGTGATCGACCAGCTCGTGCCGCTGCTTGAGCCCGGCGATATGATCTTGGACGGCGGCAATTCCTTCTTCGAGGACACGCGCCGCCGCCGCGACGGGCTGGAGGCGCAGGGCATCGTTTATTTCGGCGTGGGCATTTCCGGCGGCGAGGAGGGCGCGCGCAACGGCCCCTCCATCATGCCGGGCGGCGACGCGGCGGCCTACGAAACCGTGCGCCCCATTTTTGAAGCCATTGCCGCGCAGGCGGGCGGCGCGCCCTGCTGCACCTATATCGGGCCGGACGGCGCGGGCCACTATGTAAAAATGGTGCACAACGGCATTGAATACGCGGATATGCAGCTGATCGCGGAAAGCTACCTGCTTTTAAAGCACGTGGGCGGTTTTTCCAACGCCGCGCTTGCCGACCTGTTTGCGAAGTGGAACGAGGGCGAGCTGAAAAGCTATCTGATCGGCATCACGGCGGGCATTTTCCGCGAAAAGGACGATCTTGCGACCGGCGAGCTGCTTGACCATATCGTGGACAGCGCGGCGCAAAAGGGCACGGGCCGCTGGGCCAGCATCGAATCGCTGAAGCAAGGCGTCGATATTTCCATGATCACGGCGGCGGCGGGCGCGCGCGTGCTTTCCAACCAGCTTGCGCGGCGCGCCAAAGCGGCTGAACTGCTTACCGGCCCCGCCCCCAAAACAGCGGGCGACCGCGCGGCCTTTGCCGAGCAGGTGCGCGAGGGACTGTACGCCGCCAAGATCGCGGCCTATGCGCAGGGCTTTGACCTGATGCGCGACGCTTCGGCCGTTTACAGCTGGTCGCTCGATCTGGGCGCGATCGCGCGTATTTTCCGCGCGGGCTGCATCATTCAGGCCGACTTTCTAAACGATATCACCGCCGCCTACGAGCGCGACCCCGCTCTCCAAAACCTGATGCTGGATGAATTTTTCCGCGCGCGTATCCAGAAGAACCAGAATAGCCTGCGCGAAATCGCGGCGACCGGTATTTTAAGCGGCCTGCCTCTGCCTGCCATGACGAGCGCCGTGTCCTATCTGGACGCGTTCCGCGCAGCGCATGTGGGCGCGAACCTGATCCAAGCCCAGCGCGATTGCTTCGGCGCGCACACCTACCTGCGCACCGACCGCGAGGGCACATTCCACCACGAATGGGGGAAAACCATATGA
- a CDS encoding type II toxin-antitoxin system YafQ family toxin has product MLTIEKTTRFKKDFKMIVKRGYDPKLFEYVVTELANQHPLGAKYNDHALSGNWKGFRECHMQPDWLLIYLVENERLTLTLVRTGTHADLFYA; this is encoded by the coding sequence ATGCTGACGATTGAGAAAACCACGCGCTTTAAAAAAGATTTTAAAATGATAGTAAAACGTGGTTATGATCCTAAGCTATTTGAGTATGTTGTAACAGAATTAGCCAATCAGCATCCTCTGGGTGCGAAATACAACGACCATGCGTTGTCGGGAAATTGGAAGGGATTCCGAGAATGTCATATGCAACCGGATTGGTTATTGATTTATTTAGTGGAGAATGAACGTTTAACTTTAACGCTTGTTCGCACAGGAACGCATGCAGATTTATTTTATGCTTGA
- a CDS encoding DUF6133 family protein, whose translation MKNLIKNTRSAVSRKVSAAKNALCSRRAEGFVDTALKILMAVVIGALILAGLYALFGDTILPTLTRRITELFNYAG comes from the coding sequence ATGAAAAATCTGATCAAAAACACCCGCAGCGCCGTCTCCCGCAAGGTTTCCGCCGCCAAGAACGCGCTGTGCAGCCGCCGCGCGGAGGGCTTTGTGGACACAGCGCTGAAAATCCTGATGGCCGTGGTCATCGGCGCACTGATCCTCGCGGGCCTCTACGCCCTGTTCGGCGACACGATCCTGCCCACCTTAACCCGCCGCATCACCGAGCTGTTCAACTATGCCGGGTAA
- a CDS encoding A24 family peptidase — protein MPGKLAAVQAVIFTVLLFAASACDLRKREIPDLLNGAIALTALLSFSPWNLPGILTGLPFLIAAVTCGGMGGGDVKLMAASGLVLGLPGGLAATVLGLTAILPVCGTLTLIHRLHGRREKIPFPLGPFLAAGCLAAYFMKIGGLIL, from the coding sequence ATGCCGGGTAAGCTGGCCGCCGTGCAGGCGGTCATTTTTACCGTCCTGCTGTTCGCCGCGTCGGCGTGTGATCTGAGGAAGCGGGAAATCCCGGATCTGCTGAACGGAGCCATCGCCCTGACGGCCCTGCTTTCCTTTTCCCCGTGGAACCTCCCCGGCATCCTAACCGGCCTGCCGTTCCTGATTGCCGCCGTCACCTGCGGCGGCATGGGCGGGGGCGACGTCAAGCTCATGGCGGCCAGCGGCCTCGTGCTCGGCCTGCCGGGCGGGCTCGCTGCCACCGTGCTCGGCCTCACGGCCATTCTGCCGGTGTGCGGCACCCTGACACTCATCCACCGGCTCCACGGACGGCGGGAGAAAATCCCGTTCCCCTTGGGGCCGTTTCTCGCGGCGGGCTGTCTCGCCGCCTATTTTATGAAAATCGGAGGACTCATCCTATGA
- the zwf gene encoding glucose-6-phosphate dehydrogenase: protein MKALTIFGGTGDLTFRKLLPALYNGSVLGAESAEYRVIIIGRREYTSEQYRELARDWVRKFARLPYEDAAFDRFAARVDYFRMDFSDSANYPALDEYYRAQNISEHIFYFAVAPRFFGIIAEGLSHVQGAPQGKVIIEKPFGENLAAAGALNKRLEAIFTSERIYRIDHYLGKEMVRNIETIRFSNPLFTNLWDSRFIECVQISAMEDVGVETRGGYYDGAGALKDMVQNHLFQILSIVAMERPYEFSGADMHAEQLRVLRELRPAGAEPIRDTLLLGQYDDYRTEAQVGSYSQTETYAALRLFIDNDRWRGAPFYIRTGKKLGRREMEVAVIFRRPRPDVAHNVLIIKIQPTEGVYLQFNIQKPGDTDEITQAKMDFCQSCVLENRINTPEAYERLLGACIRGERFWFSQWDQIETGWNYIENLRRLYREDHLPVVSYKSGTPGPLEADALLGRFGHRWFS, encoded by the coding sequence ATGAAGGCGCTGACCATCTTTGGCGGCACCGGCGACCTGACCTTTCGCAAGCTGCTGCCCGCGCTGTATAACGGCAGCGTGCTCGGCGCGGAATCCGCCGAATACCGCGTGATCATCATTGGCCGCCGGGAATATACGAGCGAGCAGTACCGCGAGCTCGCGCGCGACTGGGTGCGCAAATTTGCCCGCCTGCCCTATGAGGACGCGGCGTTCGACCGCTTTGCGGCGCGGGTGGATTATTTCCGGATGGATTTTTCCGACAGCGCGAATTACCCGGCGCTGGACGAGTATTACCGCGCGCAGAATATCAGCGAGCATATTTTCTATTTCGCGGTCGCGCCGCGCTTCTTCGGCATCATTGCCGAGGGATTAAGCCATGTGCAGGGTGCGCCGCAGGGCAAGGTCATCATTGAAAAGCCGTTCGGTGAGAACTTGGCGGCCGCGGGCGCGCTTAACAAGCGGCTCGAAGCCATTTTTACCAGCGAGCGTATCTACCGCATTGATCATTACCTGGGAAAGGAAATGGTGCGCAATATCGAGACCATCCGCTTTTCCAACCCTCTGTTTACCAACCTGTGGGATTCCCGCTTTATCGAATGCGTTCAGATTTCGGCCATGGAGGACGTCGGCGTGGAAACGCGCGGCGGCTATTACGACGGCGCGGGCGCTTTAAAGGATATGGTGCAAAACCACTTGTTCCAAATCCTTTCCATTGTTGCGATGGAGCGGCCCTATGAGTTTTCCGGCGCGGATATGCACGCCGAGCAGCTTCGCGTGCTGCGCGAGCTGCGCCCGGCGGGTGCGGAGCCGATTCGCGACACGCTGCTGCTCGGCCAGTACGATGATTACCGCACCGAGGCGCAGGTTGGTTCCTATTCGCAGACCGAAACCTACGCCGCCCTGCGCCTGTTTATCGATAACGACCGCTGGCGCGGCGCGCCCTTCTACATCCGCACCGGCAAAAAGCTGGGCCGCCGGGAAATGGAGGTAGCCGTTATTTTCCGCCGTCCGCGCCCCGATGTGGCGCATAACGTGCTGATCATCAAGATTCAGCCGACCGAGGGCGTGTACTTGCAGTTCAACATTCAGAAGCCCGGCGACACGGACGAGATCACGCAAGCCAAAATGGATTTTTGCCAATCCTGCGTGCTGGAAAACCGCATCAACACGCCCGAAGCCTATGAACGGCTGCTCGGCGCGTGCATCCGTGGCGAGCGGTTCTGGTTTTCCCAGTGGGACCAGATCGAGACGGGATGGAACTATATTGAAAACCTGCGCCGCCTGTACCGGGAGGACCACTTGCCCGTGGTTTCCTATAAGTCCGGCACCCCCGGCCCGCTCGAAGCAGACGCGCTTCTCGGCCGGTTTGGGCACCGGTGGTTTTCTTGA
- a CDS encoding desulfoferrodoxin family protein, protein MATELKLFRCAICGNIVEMVEDHGVPLMCCGKKMDLMKAGSTDAAQEKHVPVVTVANDKVTASVGEVTHPMGDEHHISWIILETDKGVYRRKLPHDGEPVATFCLHSEKPIAVYEFCNLHGLWKKDL, encoded by the coding sequence ATGGCAACCGAATTAAAGCTGTTCCGCTGCGCGATCTGCGGCAACATCGTTGAAATGGTGGAGGACCACGGCGTGCCGCTGATGTGCTGCGGCAAAAAGATGGACCTGATGAAGGCCGGTTCTACCGACGCGGCGCAAGAAAAGCACGTGCCGGTGGTAACGGTGGCAAACGACAAGGTCACCGCCTCGGTCGGCGAGGTGACGCACCCGATGGGCGACGAGCACCACATCTCTTGGATCATTTTGGAGACCGACAAGGGCGTTTACCGCCGCAAGCTGCCGCATGACGGCGAGCCCGTGGCGACCTTCTGCCTGCACAGTGAAAAGCCGATCGCGGTATACGAATTCTGCAACCTGCACGGCCTTTGGAAAAAGGACCTGTAA